CTGGGCTCAGGCCCATGTTGTGAGACTTCTGGAATCTTGAAGAAAGTTCTAGGGGAAAAATACTGATATTTTAGCTCTggtgtctctgtttttgtttgctggGGGGCCAGATCAGAGGCTAcgtggggctcactcctggctctgttcaggaatcgctgctggcagtgcccaaggaAGCATGCAGGGTACCAGggataaacccaggttggccgggtgcaaggcaaacagcctgcttgctgtaccgtctctccagctaaactagtgttttatttaaaaatcacttttggtgggggagttgagccacacccagcagtgggtgGGGCACGGGGTATCAGGggctgaacctgggcctctcctGCACGTTATGCCTGTGCTCACGCTCAGAGATATCCTCCAGCcctgggggatggaacccagggcctcacacacgcggGGCAAGCACTCGAGATTACACTGGGTGCGGGGCTGGAGACACGACTGCAAGGCTGATATGGGTCACTGCCTTACCTCAGACGGGGGGTGGCCCAAGCACCCAGCCCACCATCTCCCAGTATGGCTGATCAGGGGCCAGGCACAAACTCtgggtgggccacaccctgtcCACCCAGCTCCCTAACCTAGCTCCTACCCGGGACCGCTCATTGCGTGTCTGCCCTGCACGCTTATGCACCAAACATCAGGGGCTcagcccagcacccccccccccggaagcAACAGAggtgtagggggagggggaggcgcccAAACACGCCCACGAAACCTTCTTGGCACTCCCCGCCTGGCCAAAACCATCACACCGCGCGAGGGTTCCCGCAGGTCTGCCTGCGAGCACGCAGTAGGCTGGATCTTATGAACGCTGACTCGCACCTCGGGCTCCTCCCACCTTCCCTGGGTCTTTAAAATGCCCAAAAACCAGAAGGAATGCTTCTTTTTATGGTAGGAAAGACTGAGGGTCGAGCCCCGCCCCTCGGGTCTGGTCCCGCCCTCTTTCCGGCTAGGCCCCGCCCTCTTCCCGGCGCGACCCTGCCCGCTTCCTAACTGTGCCCCGCCCTCTTCCCGGataggccccgccccttcctgactggccctgcccccttcctggctcggccccgccccgcgcaggCGCgtcgccgccgccccgcccgcccgcggacGCGCGCGGACTCGCCATGGCGGACCCCGAGCTGCAGCTGGTGGCGCGGCGCATCCGCAGCTTCCCCGACTTCCCCATCCCGGGCGTGATGTTCAGGTGCGGcgcgggctgcgggcgcgggTCCGGCGGGGCGCCGCTCGCAGGTGGGTCACGGGGCTGTGCTTGCGTGCAGGGACATCTCGCCCCTGCTCAAGGACCCCGACTCCTTCCGCGCCGCCATCCTCCTGCTGGCGCGGCACCTGCGCAAGAGCCACGGCCGCATCGACTACATCGCGGGCAAGTGGGGCCGCGCGGGCGCGGGATCGGGCCTGCAGGTGGCCAGGGGTCCCGGGCGGGGCCCCCTGCCCTGCCGGGGACGCGCTGGCGGGTGCCAGGGCCCAGGGAATGCGGAGCGCTGATGCCCGACTGCCTTGAACGGCCCACATGGACCCGGGGACAGCGGTGTGGACCAGGACCTTTGCCCGATGGGTCCCACGTGTGGGCCGAGCTGGAGGCACTGCATCGGACATGCCTTGGGTGTGTCTGACCCGTCCCTGTGTCCTAGCGGTCAGGAAGCCAGGCCACGTGCCGCAGACTGaggccctggcccctccctggTCAAGGCCTGGCCGTCCTGGCAGAAGACAGGCATCCCTGGCCTTTGGGCCGCAAACTGCCCAGGGAGGACCCTCACGCCCTGGCGGGCTGCCTTCCACAGGCCTGGACTCCCGTGGGTTCCTGTttggcccctccctggcccaggaGCTGGGCCTGGGCTGTGTGCTCATCCGGAAACGGGGCAAGCTCCCAGGCCCCACGGTGTCTGTCTCCTACACACTGGAGTACGGGAAGGTGAGTGGGCAGAGCGGCCCGGGTGGCAAAGCCCAGGACGCTGACCCAGGTGCTCACAGCAGCCGCCACTCTCCTCCTGCAGGCCGAACTGGAAATCCAGAAGGACACGTTGGAGCCGGGGCAGAAGGTGGTGGTTGTGGATGACCTGCTCGCCACTGGCGGTGAGGCCCCAGTGAGCCGCGGGGTGGCCAGcccatctccctcccctgcctggaGCCGGGCCTCACGGCTGCCCGCCTCCCACAGGGACCATGCGCGCTGCCTGTGAGCTGTTGAGCCTGCTGCGGGCCGACGTGCTGGAGTGCGTGAGCCTGGTGGAGCTGACCTCGCTGAAGGGCCGGGAGAAGCTGGGCAACGtgcctttcttctccctcctacAGTTCGACTGACCGCCTGGAGCTGCAGGCCCCCgccggccaccagggggcgctggcTGCCCACTTGGAACTTTGGTCTGGGGCCAGAGGTTTGGGCCGCCTGGGGCTCAGGAAGTGCCCAGCCCCAGGCTGCAGGTCCAGTCGGGAACCCAGACGGAATAAATGGTTTGTTTGCTAAAGTGCTGTCTCCTGTCCAGCTGACTGGGCGGCAGGCGCGTGCCTGCAGCTAGGCGTATGGGACCGGCCTCTGAGGGCGGGCGCCTGTGCCCTGCCCATGCCCCACAGAGCCTGTCTGGACCCCAACCCCCAAGCAGAGACGCCTCCAGTTTAACCACTTTATTTGCACACATTGCAGGCAGGCAGGCCGGCCTCCCTTGGCCAGCGTGCACCTCCTCCCGGTGTGGGACTGTCCACTCACAACGTCACAGCGCTGCCTCGGCACGTGCCAGGCACGCCAGCCGGGCGGTGAGGCCAGCCAGGTCCGCCGCCTTGTCCACCCTGACGTAGGTGTCCGAGCGGACGCGGTGCAGGCTGAGCCAGTCGGGCAGCAGCTCGGAGAGAAGGCGCAGGTGCCGCTCCATCTCCTCTGCAGAGAGAGGGCGGGTGAGGCGGGCGAGCCCAGGGAGGTGCCCAGGCTGTGCCCAGGAGGACGGGGACATACCGGGGCTCATGGCTGAGCGGTAGCTGCCCACCATCCGGGCACAGGCCACGTCCATGGCGAGTGCTGGCTTGCGCTCGGCCACAAAGACGCCACGCAGCAGCCGGGCCAGCTCGGGCAGCCGCTCTAGCCGCTCCAGCCGCTGCTCCTGCTCTGGCCGCCGCGTCATCCGTGCCAGCTGCCTTTGCACCTCCTTGGCCCGGACCTGTGGGGGTGCGGCTGTGAGTGCTGGCGGTGACCAGCAccaaaccccctccccctccccccactcacccGCTCCAGCAGGGCCTGAGACACCCCCTTCAGGGCGGCGGGCGTGGTGGGCGGGGAGGCAGGTGCCGGaaggctgggggctgcggggctgTCGGCCTGGGCTGTGCGCTGGGCCAGGGCCGTCAGGGCCTGCTCCATCTGGACAGGGGTCGAGGTGGTCAGGGGCTTCGGCCTtc
This Sorex araneus isolate mSorAra2 chromosome 8, mSorAra2.pri, whole genome shotgun sequence DNA region includes the following protein-coding sequences:
- the APRT gene encoding adenine phosphoribosyltransferase isoform X2; translated protein: MADPELQLVARRIRSFPDFPIPGVMFRDISPLLKDPDSFRAAILLLARHLRKSHGRIDYIAGLDSRGFLFGPSLAQELGLGCVLIRKRGKLPGPTVSVSYTLEYGKAELEIQKDTLEPGQKVVVVDDLLATGGTMRAACELLSLLRADVLECVSLVELTSLKGREKLGNVPFFSLLQFD
- the APRT gene encoding adenine phosphoribosyltransferase isoform X1, which gives rise to MDPGTAVWTRTFARWVPRVGRAGGTASDMPWVCLTRPCVLAVRKPGHVPQTEALAPPWSRPGRPGRRQASLAFGPQTAQGGPSRPGGLPSTGLDSRGFLFGPSLAQELGLGCVLIRKRGKLPGPTVSVSYTLEYGKAELEIQKDTLEPGQKVVVVDDLLATGGTMRAACELLSLLRADVLECVSLVELTSLKGREKLGNVPFFSLLQFD